In a single window of the Phocoena phocoena chromosome 14, mPhoPho1.1, whole genome shotgun sequence genome:
- the FBXO41 gene encoding F-box only protein 41 has product MASLDLPYRCPRCGEHKRFRSLSSLRAHLEYSHTYETLYILSKTNSICDGAAAAAAAAAAAASGFPLAPEPAALLAVPGARREVFESTSFQGKEQAAGPSPAAPHLLHHHHHHAPLAHFPGDLVPASLPCEELAEPGLVPAAAARYALREIEIPLGELFARKSVASSACSTPPPGPGPGPASASPASPSPADVAYEEGLARLKIRALEKLEVDRRLERLSEEVEQKIAGQVGRLQAELERKAAELETARQESARLGREKEELEERASELSRQVDVSVELLASLKQDLVHKEQELSRKQQEVVQIDQFLKETAAREASAKLRLQQFIEELLERADRAERQLQVISSSCGSTPSASLGRGGGGSGAGPSTRGPGRTREHHAGLAMPSTYAVSRHGSSPSTGACSRIPAASQSSGCYDSDSLELPRPEEGAPEDSGPGGLGTRVQAANGGLERAQPPRSSGLRRQAIQNWQRRPRQHSTEGEEGDVSDVGSRTTESEAEGPSDAPRPGPAMAGPLSSCRLSARPEGGSGRGRRAERGSPSRSNEVISPEILKMRAALFCIFTYLDTRTLLHAAEVCRDWRFVARHPAVWTRVLLENARVCSKFLAMLAQWCTQAHSLTLQNLKPRQRGKKESKEEYARSTRGCLEAGLESLLKAAGGNLLILRISHCPNVLTDRSLWLASCYCRALQAVTYRSATDPVGHEVIWALGAGCREIVSLQVAPLHPCQQPTRFSNRCLQMIGRCWPHLRALGVGGAGCGVQGLASLARNCMRLQVLELDHVSEITQEVAAEVCREGLKGLEMLVLTATPVTPKALLHFNSICRNLKSIVVQIGIADYFKEPSSPEAQKLFEDMVTKLQALRRRPGFSKILHIKVEGGC; this is encoded by the exons ATGGCCTCGCTGGACCTGCCCTACCGCTGCCCCCGCTGCGGGGAGCACaagcgcttccggagcctgtcgTCGCTGCGCGCGCACCTGGAGTACAGCCACACGTACGAGAcgctctacatcctctccaagaCCAACAGTATTTGCGACGGCGCCGCGGCGGCCgcggctgccgccgccgccgccgcctccggcTTCCCTCTGGCGCCTGAGCCTGCCGCCCTGCTGGCCGTGCCAGGCGCCCGGCGCGAGGTCTTCGAGAGCACGTCCTTCCAGGGCAAGGAGCAGGCGGCCGGGCCGTCCCCCGCGGCGCCACACCTGctgcaccaccatcaccaccacgcGCCCCTCGCCCACTTCCCTGGCGACCTGGTGCCCGCCAGCCTGCCCTGCGAGGAGCTGGCTGAGCCGGGCCTCgtgcccgccgccgccgcgcgcTACGCGCTACGCGAGATCGAGATCCCTCTAGGGGAGCTATTCGCCCGCAAGTCCGTGGCCTCCTCGGCGTGCTCGACGCCGCCGCCCGGGCCTGGCCCCGGGCCCGCCTCTGCCTCGCCCGCGTCTCCCTCGCCCGCCGATGTGGCTTACGAAGAGGGCCTGGCTCGCCTTAAGATCCGCGCGCTGGAGAAGCTGGAGGTGGACCGACGGCTGGAGCGTCTGAGCGAGGAGGTGGAGCAGAAAATCGCGGGCCAGGTGGGCCGGCTTCAGGCCGAGCTGGAGCGCAAGGCGGCGGAGCTGGAGACTGCGCGGCAGGAGAGCGCGCGGCTGGGGCGCGAgaaggaggagctggaggagCGCGCTTCCGAGCTCTCGCGCCAGGTGGACGTGAGTGTGGAGCTGCTGGCCTCGCTCAAGCAGGACCTGGTGCACAAGGAACAGGAGCTGAGCCGCAAGCAGCA GGAGGTGGTGCAGATTGACCAGTTCCTGAAGGAGACAGCGGCGCGGGAGGCCAGCGCCAAGCTGCGGCTGCAGCAGTTCATCGAGGAGCTCCTCGAGCGGGCCGACCGCGCTGAGCGGCAGCTGCAGGTCATCAGCAGCAGCTGTGGCAGTACTCCCAGTGCCAGCCTGGGCCGCGGAGGTGGGGGAAGTGGTGCTGGGCCCAGTACCCGGGGCCCAGGCAGGACG CGAGAACACCACGCGGGCCTGGCCATGCCTAGCACGTATGCAGTGTCACGGCATGGCTCCTCTCCCAGCACAGG GGCCTGCAGTCGCATCCCAGCTGCATCCCAGAGCTCGGGCTGCTATGACAGTGACAGTCTGGAGCTGCCCCGGCCAGAAGAGGGGGCCCCTGAGGACAGTGGCCCCGGGGGCTTGGGCACACGGGTCCAGGCTGCCAACGGCGGCTTGGAACGGGCCCAGCCCCCTCGCAGCTCAGGCCTGCGGCGCCAGGCCATCCAGAACTGGCAGCGCAGACCTCGCCAACACAGCACggagggggaggaaggtgacGTCTCGGATGTGGGCTCCCGAACCACCGAGTCAGAGGCTGAGGGCCCCTCGGATGCCCCCCGCCCTGGGCCTGCTATGGCTGGGCCGTTGAGCAGCTGCCGGCTCTCTG CCCGCCCTGAGGGAGGCAGTGGGCGGGGTCGCCGAGCTGAGAGGGGCAGCCCCTCACGCTCCAATGAGGTCATCAGCCCGGAGATCCTCAAGATGCGAGCCGCCCTGTTCTGCATCTTCACCTACCTGGACACGCGCACACTGCTACATGCCGCCGAGGTCTGCCGGGACTGGCGCTTCGTGGCCCGCCACCCTGCCGTCTGGACACGGGTGCTGCTTGAGAATGCCCGCGTCTGTTCCAAG TTCTTGGCAATGCTGGCTCAGTGGTGCACCCAGGCGCACTCGCTGACACTGCAGAACCTGAAGCCCCGGCAGCGGGGCAAGAAGGAGAGCAAAGAGGAGTATGCCCGGAGTACCCG GGGCTGTCTAGAAGCAGGGCTAGAGTCTCTGCTAAAGGCAGCTGGGGGGAATCTGCTGATCCTGCGCATCTCCCACTGTCCCAACGTCCTCACTGACCGTTCGCTCTGGCTGGCCAGCTGCTACTGCCGCGCCCTGCAGGCTGTCACCTACAG AAGCGCCACAGACCCGGTGGGCCATGAGGTCATTTGGGCCCTGGGTGCAGGCTGCAGAGAGATTGTCTCCCTCCAGGTGGCGCCACTTCACCCCTG CCAGCAGCCCACGCGCTTCAGTAACCGCTGCCTACAGATGATCGGTCGCTGTTGGCCCCACCTCCGGGCCCTGGGGGTCGGGGGTGCTGGCTGTGGGGTGCAGGGCCTGGCATCACTCG CGAGAAACTGCATGCGACTGCAGGTCCTGGAGCTGGACCACGTGTCGGAGATCACCCAGGAGGTGGCGGCTGAGGTCTGCCGGGAAGGCCTGAAGGGACTGGAGATGTTGGTGCTCACGGCCACCCCTGTCACCCCCAAGGCCCTGCTGCATTTCAACA GCATCTGCCGGAACCTCAAGTCCATTGTGGTCCAGATTGGGATTGCCGATTATTTCAAAGAGCCCAGCAGCCCTGAGGCCCAGAAGCTGTTTGAGGACATGGTGACAAAACTCCAG GCCCTACGGCGGAGGCCCGGCTTCTCTAAGATCCTGCACATCAAGGTGGAAGGCGGCTGCTAA